The genomic region CGATTTGTTAACAATTGGACATGCTGCAAATTGCCCACAAAAATTTGCAATTAGCACAAAGCAGCAggtgaaatttgcaaatgattcTCCCATGCATTGTCGTAATTGTAATCAGCAAAAATGcactattttgtttttatttctgtagaTAGACATAATCCTGCTTTACATTTCAAGGTATCAGGTTGCAACATAAACATGTATTATGATAATCAGCATTTGTTGTCATGCCTTGTGTTGTTGCGATTGTTGTTGATTCAGCCGTCGATGCTGGAGTGGAGATGCTTGTAGTTGTTGATTCTGCTGCACTTGTTGACGTGAGAGTTGATGCAGTGCTCGATGCGGCAGTGGTGCTCTGCACACTTGCAGTTGTGGTTTCTGCTGTTTTAGTGAAAATAAATAAGGGCACATTAGAGTTAAAGCAGCAACTTGCAAGAACATAATCAAAAATGTGTTTTAACATTCAATCATCACTGGTTTGTTAACAAATTGCCCCAAAACACAACACAGTCATGTTATAGCTGACCCAAGCGGAAATGCAATTAGCAAATGATTCTCCCCTGTTTTAATATGAATGTAAAGAATAAAACTGGAATATTTTCCGTTTATTTTATCATGTAATCATACTCCTGATTTAAACTGAGAGCAATTGCCTTGGTTACCAGATAAAGGTGTTCTTTGATACTCACCACTTGTTGCAGTAGCTTGTGTTGTTGTGATTGTCGTTGATTCAGCTGTCGATGCTGGAGTGGAGCTGCTCGCCGTTGTTTGTGCTGTTGGACTTGTTAATGTTGATGCAGAACTCACTGCTGCAGTGGTGGTCTGTGCACTTGCAGTCGAAGTTTCTGATGGTGCTGTGGAAGTGAAGAATGGCATTACTTACAGAAACGGGCAGCTTGgaatgaaatacacagaaacctgAATAAAACACAAAGTGCTGTCTTCCGCTACCTCTTTGGCAGAATACAAATATCTCAATTAATTTAATATATCCATGCTGTAACATCAAAAACCCATCAAGCAACCTTTGCACATGAATTAGATTGGAGGATAAATTTTAAATTGGTACTCACCACTTGTGGTAGTGAGTAGTGATGTTGAGATGCTGGTCGATGCTGGAGTAGAGCTTCCTGCGGTTGTTGCACCTGATAGAGTTGTTGATGCAGTAGTTGATGAAGAGTCTGGTGTTGCAGTGCTGGTACTTGCCGTCGGGGTTTCTGTTGTTGCAGTGAAAACAATTAGTAATATAAATGACGGAAATGAGCAACTTGGAATCTCACATTCAGAAATGTGAAAGAAAGTATAAACTGCTGTGATTTGTTAACAATTTGACATACTGCAAGTTCCCCACAGATACTTGCAACAGACACAAAGCACCAGGTGAAGTTTGCAACTGATTCTCCCATGCAATGTTGTAAATGTAATCAGAAAAGCTGCAATATATTGTCGTGATTGAGAGGACATAAAAATATGTTATGACACTCACCACTTGTTGCTTGTGTTGTTGCGATTGTTGTTGATTCGGCCGTCGATGCTGGAGTGGAGTTGCTTGTAGTTCTTAATTCTGGTGTACTTGTTGACGTGAGAGTTGATGCAGTGCTAGATGCGGCAGTGGTGCTCTGCACACTTGCAGTTGTGGTTTCTGCTGGTTTAGTGAAAATAAATAAGGGCACATTAGAGTTAAAGCAGCAACTTGCAAGAACATAATCAAAAATGTGTTTTAACATTCAATCATCACTGGTTTGTTAACAAATTGCCCCAAAACACAACACAGTCATGTTATAGCTGACCCAAGCGGAAATGCAATTAGCAAATGATTCTCCCCTGTTTTAATATGAATGTAAAGAATAAAACTGGAATATTTTCCGTTTATTTTATCATGTAATTATACTCCTGATTTAAACTGAGAGCAATTGCCTTGGTTACCAGATAAAGGTGTTCTTTGATACTCACCACTTGTTGCAGTAGCTTGTGTTGTTGTGATTGTCGTTGATTCAGCTGTCGATGCTGGAGTGGAGCTGCTCGCCGTTGTTTGTGCTGTTGGACTTGTTAATGTTGATGCAGAACTCACTGCTGCAGTGGTGGTCTGTGCACTTGCAGTCGAAGTTTCTGATGGTGCTGTGGAAGTGAAGAATGGCATTACTTACAGAAACGGGCAGTTTGgaatgaaatacacagaaacctgAATAAAACACAAAGTGCTGTCTTCCGCTACCTCTTTGGTAGAATACAAATATCTCAATTAATTTAATATATCCATGCTGTAACATCAAAAACCCATCAAGCAACCTTTGCACATGAATTAGATTGGAGGATAAATTTTACAATGGTACTCACCACTTGTGGTAGTGAGTAGTGATGTTGAGATGCTGGTCGATGCTGGAGTAGAGCTtcctgcggttgttgctcctgaTAGAGTTGTTGATGCAGTAGTTGATGAAGAGTCTGGTGTTGCAGTGCTGGTACTTGCCGTCGGGGTTTCTGTTGTTGCAGTGAAAATAATTAGTAATATAAATGACGGAAATGAGCAACTTGGAATCTCACATTCAGAAATGTGAAAGAAAGTATAAACTGCTGTGATTTGTTAACAATTTGTCATACTAAAAATTCCCCACAGATACTTGCAACAGACACAAAGCACCAGGTGAAGTTTGCAACTGATTCTCCCATGCAATGTTGTAAATGTAATCAGAAAAGCTGCAATATTTTGTTGTGATTGAGCGGAACATAAAAATATATTATGACATTCACCACTTGTTGCTTGTGTTGTTGCAATTGTTGTTGATTCGGCCGTCGATGCTGAGGTGGAGCTGCTTGTAGTTGTTGATTCTGCTGCACTTGTTGACGTGAGAGTTGATGCAGTGCTAGATGCGGCAGTGGTGCACTGCACACTTGCAGTTGTGGTTTCTGCTGTTTTAGTGAAAATAAATAAGGGCACATTAGAGTGAAAGCAGCAAGTTGCATGAGCATAATCAAAAATGTGCTTTAACATTCAAACATCACTGGTTTGTTAACAAGTTGCCCCAAAACACAACACAGACATGTTATAGCTTAACCAAGCTGAAGGTGAAATTAGCAAATGATTCCCCCCTGTATTAATATGAATGTAAAGAATAAAACTGgcatattttcagtttattttatcATGTAATCATACTCCTGATTTAAACTGAGAACAATTACATTGGAATACCGGATAAACATGTACTTTGATACTCACCACTTGTTGCTTGTGTTGTTGCGATTGTCGTTGATTCAGCTGTTGATGCTGGAGTGGAGCTGCTTGCCGTTGTTTGTGCTGTCGGACTTGTTGATGTTGGAGTTGATGCAGAGCTCACTGCTGCAGTGGTGGTCTGTGCAATCGCAGTCGAAGTTTCTGATGTTGCTGTGGATGTGAAGAATGGCATTACTGACAGAAAAAGGGATCATGGAATGAAATATACAGAAACTTGAATAAAATAACTCTTTGGTAGAATACAAATTACACAGTTGATTCAATATAACCATGCTGTAACAGCAGAAAACCAATCAAGCAACATTAGCACATTAATTAGATTGGAGGATAAATTTTACAATGATACTCACCACTTATGGTAGTGAGTGGTGATGCTGAGATGCTGATTGATGCTGGAGTAGAGCTCCCTgcagttgttgctcctaatgtaGTTGTTGATGCAGGAGTTGATGAAGAGGCTGGTGTTGCAGTGCTGCTTTGTGTACTTGCCGTCGAGGTTTCTGTTGTTGCAACGAAAATAATGATTGATATATATGTAGCACATGAGCAATTTGGAATACCATATTCAGAAATGTGCTTTAAAATACAGACTGTTGCGATTTGTTAACAAATGGACATGCTGCAAATTGCCCACAAAAATTTGTAATTAGCACAAAGCAGCAGGTGAAGTTTGCAAATGATTCTCCCATGCATTGTCGTAATTGTAATCAGCAAAAATGcactattttgtttttatttctgtagaTAGTCATAATCCTGCTTTACATTTCAAGGTATCAGGTTGCAACATAAACATGTATTATGATAATCAGCATTTGTTGTCATGCCTTGTGTTGTTGCGATTGTTGTTGATTCAGCCGTCGATGCTGGAGTGGAGATGCTTGTAGTTGTTGATTCTGCTGCACTTGTTGACGTGAGAGTTGATGCAGTGCTCGATGCGGCAGTGGTGCTCTGCACACTTGCAGTTGTGGTTTCTGCTGTTTTAGTGAAAATAAATAAGGGCACATTAGAGTTAAAGCAGCAACTTGCAAGAACATAATCAAAAATGTGCTTTAACATTCAAACATCACTGGTTTGTTAATAAATTGCCCCAAAACACAACACAGACATGTTTAAGCTGAACCAAGCGGAAATGCAATTATCAAATGATTCTCCCCTGTATTAATATGAATGTAAAGAATAAAACTGgaatattttcagtttattttatcATGTAATCATACTCCTGATGTAAACTGAGAACAATTGCATTGGAATACCGGATAAACATGTACTTTGATACTCACCACTTGTTGCTTTTGTTGTTGCGATTGTCGTTGATTCAGCTGTTGATGCTGGAGTGGAGCTGCTTGCCGTTGTTTGTGCTGTGGGACTTGTTGACTTTGGAGTTGATGCAGAGCTCACTGCTGCAGTGGTGGTCTGTGCACTTGCAGTTGAATTTTCTGATGTTGCTGTGGATGTGAAGAATGGCATTACTGACAGATAAAGGGAACATGGAATGAAATATACAGAAACTTGAATAAAATAACTCTTTGGTAGAATACAAATTACTCAGTTGATTAAATATATCCATGATGTAACAGCAGAAAACCCATCAAGCAACATTAGCACATTAATTAGATTGGAGGATAAATTTTACAATGATACTCACCACTTATGGTAGTGAGTGGTGATGCTGAGATGCTGGTCGATGCTGGAGTAGAGCTCCCTgcagttgttgctcctaatgtaGTTGTTGATGCAGGAGTTGATGAAGAGGCTGGTGTTGCAGTGCTGCTCTGTGTACTTGCCGTCGAGGTTTCTGTTGTTGCAACGAAAATAATGATTGATATATATGTAGCACATGAGCAAATTGGAATACCATATTCAGAAATGTGCATTAAAATACAGACTGTTGCGATTTGTTAACAATTGGACATGCTGCAAATTGCCGACAAAAATTTGCAATTAGCACAAAGCAGCAGGTGAAGTTTGCAAATGATTCTCCCATGCATTGTCGTAATTGTAATCAGCAAAAATGcactattttgtttttatttctgtagaTAGACATAATCCTGCTTTACATTTCAAGGTATCAGGTTGCAACATAAACATGTATTATGATAATCAGCATTTGTTGTCATGCCTTGTGTTGTTGCGATTGTTGTTGATTCAGCCGTCGATGCTGGAGTGGAGATGCTTGTAGATGTTGATTCTGCTGCACTTGTTGACGTGAGAGTTGATGCAGTGCTCGATGCGGCAGTGGTGCTCTGCACACTTGCAGTTGTGGTTTCTGCTGTTTTAGTGAAAATAAATAAGGGCACATTAGAGTTAAAGCAGCAACTTGCAAGAACATAATCAAAAATGTGTTTTAACATTCAATCATCACTGGTTTGTTAACAAATTGCCCCAAAACACAACACAGTCATGTTATAGCTGACCCAAGCGGAAATGCAATTAGCAAATGATTCTCCCCTGTTTTAATATGAATGTAAAGAATAAAACTGGAATATTTTCCGTTTATTTTATCATGTAATCATACTCCTGATTTAAACTGAGAGCAATTGCCTTGGTTACCAGATAAACGTGTTCTTTGATACTCACCACTTGTTGCAGTAGCTTGTGTTGTTGCGATTGTCGTTGATTCAGCTGTCGATGCTGGAGTGGAGCTGCTTGCCGTTGTTTGTGCTGTTGGACTTGTTGATGTTGGAGTTGATGCAGAACTCACTGCTGCAGTGGTGGTCTGTGCACTTGCAGTCGAAGTTTCTGATGGTGCTGTGGAAGTGAAGAATGGCATTACTTACAGAAAAAGTCAACTTGgaatgaaatacacagaaacctgAATAAAACACCAAGTGCTGTCTTCCGCTACCTCTTTGGTAGAATACAAATATCTCAATTGATTTTATATATCCATGCTGTAACATCAAAAACCCATCAAGCAACCTTTGCACATGAATTAGATTGGTGGATAAATTTTACAATGGTACTCACCACTTGTggtagtgagtggtgatgttgagATGCTGGTCAATGCAGGAGTAGAGCTtcctgcggttgttgctcctgaTAGAGTTGTTGATGCAGTAGTTGATGAAGAGTCTGGTGTTGCAGTGCTGGTATTTGCAGTCAGGGTTTCTGTTGTTGCAGTGAAAATAATTAGTCATATAAATGACGGAAATGAGCAACTTGGAATCTCACATTCAGAAATGTGAAAGAAAGTATAAACTGCTGTGATTTGTTAACAATTTGACATACTACAAGTTCCCCACAGATACTTGGAACAGACACAAAGCACCAGGTGAAGTTTGCAACTGATTCTCCCATGCAATGTTGTAAATGTAATCAGCAAAGCTGCAATATATTGTCGTGATTGAGCGGAACATAAAAATATGTTATGACACTCACCACTTGTTGCTTGTGTTGTTGCGATTGTTGTTGATTCGGCCGTCGATGCTGGAGTGGAGCTGCTTGTAGTTGTTAATTCTGGTGTACTTGTTGACGTGAGAGTTGATGCAGTGCTAGATGCGGCAGTGGTGCTCTGCACACTTGCAGTTGTGGTTTCTGCTGGTTTAGTGAAAATAAATAAGGGCACATTAGAGTTAAAGCAGCAAGTTGCAAGAGCATAATCAAAAATGTGCTTTAACATTCAAACATCACTGGTTTGTTAACAAATTGCCCCAAAACACAATACAGACATGTTATAGCTGAACCAAGCTGAAGGTGAAATTAGCAAATGATTTCCCCCTGTATTAATATGAATGTAAAGAATAAAACTGgcatattttcagtttattttatcATGTAATCATACTCCTGATGTAAACTGAGAACAATTGCATTGGAATACCGGATAAACATGTACTTTGATACTCACCACTTGTTGCTTTTGTTGTTGCGATGGTCGTTGATTCAGCTGTTGATGCTGGAGTGGAGCTGCTTGCCGTTGTTTGTGCTGTGGGACTTGTTGACTTTGGAGTTGATGCAGAGCTCACTGCTGCAGTGGTGGTCTGTGCAATTGCAGTCGAAGTTTCTGATGTTGCTGTGGATGTGAAGAATGGCATTACTGACAGAAAAAGGGAACATGGAATGAAATATACAGAAACTTGAATAAAATAACTCTTTGGTAGAATACAAATTACTCAGTTGATTAAATATATCCATGCTGTAACAGCAGAAAACCCATCAAGCAACATTAGCACATTAATTAGATTGGAGGATAAATTTTACAATGATACTCACCACTTATGGTAGTGAGTGGTGATGCTGAGATGCTGGTCGATGCTGGAGTAGAGCTCCCTgcagttgttgctcctaatgtaGTTGTTGATGCAGGAGTTGATGAAGAGGCTGGTGTTGCAGTGCTGCTCTGTGTACTTGCCGTCGAGGTTTCTGTTGTTGCAACGAAAATAATGATTGATATATATGTAGCAGATGAGCAATTTGGAATACCATATTCAGAAATGTGCATTAAAATACAGACTGTTGCGATTTATTAACAATTGGACATGCTGCAAATTGCCCACAAAAATTTGCAATTAGCACAAAGCAGCAGCTGAAGTTTGCAAATGATTCTCCCATGCATTGTCGTAATTGTAATCAGCAAAAATGcactattttgtttttatttctgtagaTAGTCATAATCCTGCTTTACATTTCAAGGTATCAGGTTGCAACATAAACATGTATTATGATAATCAGCATTTGTTGTCATGCCTTGTGTTGTTGCGATTGTTGTTGATTCAGCCGTCGATGTTGGAGTGGAGCTGCTTGTAGTTGTTGATTCTGCTGCACTTGTTGACCTGAGAGTTGATGCAGTGCTCGATGCGGCAGTGGTGCTCTGCACACTTGCAGTTGTGGTTTCTGCTGTTTTAGTGAAAATAAATAAGGGCACATTAGAGTTAAAGCAGCAACTTGCAAGAACATAATCAAAAATGTGTTTTAACATTCAATCATCACTGGTTTGTTAACAAATTGCCCCAAAACACAACATAGTCATGTTATAGCTGACCCAAGCGGAAATGCAATTAGCAAATGATTCTCCCCTGTATTAATATGAATGTAATGAATAAAACTGGAATATTTTCCGTTTATTTTATCATGTAATCATACTCCTGATTTAAACTGAGAGCAATTGCCTTGTAATACCAGATAAACGTGTTCTTTGATACTCACCACTTGTTGCAGTAGCTTGTGTTATTGCGATTGTCGTTGATTCAGCTGTCGATGCTGGAGTGGAGCTGCTTGCCGTTGTTTGTGCTGTTGGACTTGTTGATGTTGGAGTTGATGCAGAACTCACTGCTGCAGTGGTGGTCTGTGCACTTGCAGTCGAAGTTTCTGATGGTGCTGTGGAAGTGAAGAGTGGCATTACTTACAGAAAAAGGCAACTTGgaatgaaatacacagaaacctgAATAAAACACAAAGTGCTGTCTTCCGCTATCTCTTTGGTAGAATACAAATATCTCAATTGATTTAATATATCCATGCTGTAACATCAAAAACCCATCAAGCAACCTTTGCACATGAATTAGATTGGAGGATAAATTTTACAATGGTACTCACCACTTGTggtagtgagtggtgatgttgaaATGCTGGTCGATGCAGGAGGTGAGCTTCCTGCGGTTGCTGCTCCTGATAGAGTTGTTGATGCAGTAGTTGATGCAGAGTCTGGTGTTGCAGTGCTGGTACTTGCAGTCGGGGTTTCTGTTGTTGCAGTGAAAATAATTAGTAATATAAATGACTGAAATGAGCAACTTGTAATCTCACAATCAGAAACGTGAAAGAAAGTTTAAACTGCTGTGATTTGTTAACAATTTGCCATACTACAAGTTCCCCACAGATACTTGCAACAGACACAAAGCAGCAGGTGAATTTTGCAACTGATTCTCCCATGCAATGTTGTAAATGTAATCAGAAAAGCTGCAATATTTTGTCGTGATTGAGAGGACATAAAAACATGTTATGACACTCACCACTTGTTGCTTGTGTTGTTGCGATTGTTGTTGATTCGGCCGTCGATGCTGAGGTGGAGCTGCTTGTAGTTGTTAATTCTGCTACACTTGTTGACGTGAGAGTTGATGCAGAGGTCGATGCGGCAGAGGTGTTCTGCACACTTGCAGTTGTAGTTTCTGCTGTTTTAGTGAAAATAAATAAGGCCACATTAGAGTTAAAGCAGCAACTTGCAAGAACATAATCAAAAATGTGCATTAACATTCAAACATCACTGGTTTATTAACAAATTGCCCCAAAACGCAACACAGTCATGTTATATCTGACCCAAGCTGAAGGTGAAATTGGCAAATGTTTCTCCCCTGTATTAATATGAATGTAAAGAATAAAACTGGAATATTTTCAGTTTATGTTATCATGTAATATACTCCTGATTTAAATTGAGAGCAATTGCTTTGGAATACCGGATAAACATGTAATTTGATACTCACCACTTGTAGCTTGTGTTGCGATTGTCGTTGATTCAGCTGTTGATGCTCGAGTGGAGCTGCTTGCCGTTCGTTGTGCTGTGGGACTTGTTGATGTTGGAGTTGATGCAGAGCTCACTGCTGCAGTGGTGGTCTGTGCAATTGCAGTCGAAGTTTCTGATGTTGCTGTGGATGTGAAGAATGGTATTACTGACAGAAAAAGGGAACTTGGAATGAAGTACACTGAAAGCTGAATAAAACACAAAGTGTTGTCTTCCGTTAACTCTTTTGTAGAATGCAAATTATTCAGTTGATTAAACATATCCATGCTGTAACATCAAAAAAGCATTTGCAGATgaattagattggaagataaatTTTTACAATGATACTCACCACTTGTggtagtgagtggtgatgttgagATGCTGGTCGATGCTGGAGTAGAGCTtactgcggttgttgctcctgaTGTTGTTGTTGATGTAAGAGTTGATGAAGAggctgatattgcagtgctggtaCTTGCAGTCGTCGTTTCTGTTGTTGCAGTGAAAATAATTAATGATATATATGAAGCAAATCGGCAACTTAGACGACCCTACTTAGACATGTGAAAGAAGATATGAACTGCTATGATTTGTTAACACCGAACCTAATACAAACTGCCCCAAAAGACTTCCAACAGAAGATAAAGTTTGCTAATAAATCCTTTGTAATATTGTTGCAGGAACCAGCTTGAAATAACTTACAAAGAATTGTAAATTAAATGTAACTCATTTTTTAGCACTGTCGACTCTGTGTgaaggggcagaatcttccgccTGTCGGGTGGGCCGGTCGGGAGTGGGTCAGGGAGATGCagagccgattgctgcccgcaatcggctgcgcaCTGCCAAtttatgtgggcgagccaattaaggcctgcccagcatgacgcatgCTTGGTAGCGCTTAGTGccacctgtgtgggcggggggaggtgggacagctGGGATCTGCGCactttcgtgcacatgcacacGATGGAGTGCGGAAATTTCCCTCAGGCATGTAGCAGCCTGCGGGAGATGAAGTTGAGATTGAAAGTTTGaaaaaagaaagattaaaattattcagacatgtcccctgatgtgacagtgtgacatgagctgggacacgtttatGAGTGAGcgaaatttatttattaatttaattcaaccttcatgaaacttcgtcccgcccgtggatgaggtttcatgaaaaacgcgaaggctgcttgagctcttcgcctgcccgccaaacttaagTTTGGCACCCGCTgagctgaagatctgaatgacgcacggtgacatcaggactgACGCATGACATCATTTTGCGTGTTGGTTTGccgggcccacccctgcatgccgatgtgaaaattctccccatgaggTTCTGGGAGTCCATACCTGGACTTGAACACCAATTTCAAGGcaaacactccagtgcagtgctgaaggaatgCTGCTTGGTTGGAGGTGCAATCTATTGGATGAACCATTAAACTGAGTCGTCATTTGCCTATGCCAGTGGATATAAAATATCCCAGAGCAGTGTTTTGGAGAAAAGCAGGCAGTTATTCCTGTTgatatggccaatatttatcccccgaTCAACATCAGGAAAAGATTAGTATGTTCACGTTTGTGCGTCTTCGCTGTGCGCAAtacaaatgtatttttttatatCACCGCAGTGACATTACTTCAAATGTGTTGCATTGGCTCCAAAGCATTTTGAGGCTGCTGCTGGTCAGGAATgccactatgtaaatgcaattctttaatttttctttctatttgaCATTCTGTACCTAATCCTGTATTTGATTTAAAGCAATCAGGGTGAAACTGCCGATAAATGCTTACTGGGATACTCACCAATTGTTGTAGTGAGTGGTGTTGTTGAGATGCTGGTCGATGCCGGAGTAGAGCTTCTTGCAGTCGTTGCTGCTGGTGTAGTTTCTGAGGTAGTACCTGCTGTCGAGGTTGGTGTTGCAGTTGTGCTCAGTTCACCCGCAGTCAAGGTTTCAGTTGTTCCTGTTTTTAATAATCATATTGTTACTGATTGTACTGAAAACCTGGAACTACATACAAAGTTTTGTCCATTAAGAGCAAATATCTTGCCATATCTTGCTAACACTTTGATGTTATCCAGTGGCTTGGAGAGAGAACATATTCAATTCGCAACATCAGCCAATCCTCAAATGCAATGATGTGTGATGTCCCTGCACTATTTAGCTGACACAGTAACACTACAAAGGTTTATTATTATTTCCAAATCTTGCGTCAGATTAAAAGGAAGCGGAATGAAAAAACAGGTAAAGGTTTAACTGTACACCTCTTGtactgggtggaattgtcccagatttgcaccaaatgCCGTAGCGGGTGGGTAAACCAACGTTTTATCCAAACaccgcgatggcgggttttcacaccatatcatcccaagtTATTTATGCATTTCCAAGAAAGACGTCCTTTCCATGGTGGATGGGTTCTCATTCACTTGCCCACCATCATCTCGCTGCTTTCAAGTCCAGTCACGCACACCacaactcagtgcttccagcccacgactgctgcaggaaAGATGCCCACAAGAGGGAAAAGGACCTCAACCCCCAGGTTATcg from Carcharodon carcharias isolate sCarCar2 chromosome 14, sCarCar2.pri, whole genome shotgun sequence harbors:
- the LOC121287453 gene encoding A-agglutinin anchorage subunit-like; this encodes MPFFTSTAPSETSTASAQTTTAAVSSASTLTSPTAQTTASSSTPASTAESTTITTTQATATSAETTTASVQSTTAASSTASTLTSTSAAESTTTSISTPASTAESTTIATTQGMTTNADYHNTCLCCNLIP
- the LOC121287356 gene encoding cell wall protein DAN4-like, giving the protein MRQCRFVPCNYRASTTGKMNYNKFNSMVLFWHVIMCCLFLSAAENSTASAQTPTVVLTSTSTPTPTTLAATSESTANVITQLTTTVGTTETLTAGELSTTATPTSTAGTTSETTPAATTARSSTPASTSISTTPLTTTIETTTASTSTAISASSSTLTSTTTSGATTAVSSTPASTSISTSPLTTTSATSETSTAIAQTTTAAVSSASTPTSTSPTAQRTASSSTRASTAESTTIATQATSAETTTASVQNTSAASTSASTLTSTSVAELTTTSSSTSASTAESTTIATTQATSETPTASTSTATPDSASTTASTTLSGAATAGSSPPASTSISTSPLTTTSAPSETSTASAQTTTAAVSSASTPTSTSPTAQTTASSSTPASTAESTTIAITQATATSAETTTASVQSTTAASSTASTLRSTSAAESTTTSSSTPTSTAESTTIATTQGMTTNADYHNTCLCCNLIP
- the LOC121287603 gene encoding serine-rich adhesin for platelets-like is translated as MHISEYGIPNCSSATYISIIIFVATTETSTASTQSSTATPASSSTPASTTTLGATTAGSSTPASTSISASPLTTISATSETSTAIAQTTTAAVSSASTPKSTSPTAQTTASSSTPASTAESTTIATTKATSAETTTASVQSTTAASSTASTLTSTSTPELTTTSSSTPASTAESTTIATTQATSETLTANTSTATPDSSSTTASTTLSGATTAGSSTPALTSISTSPLTTTSAPSETSTASAQTTTAAVSSASTPTSTSPTAQTTASSSTPASTAESTTIATTQATATSAETTTASVQSTTAASSTASTLTSTSAAESTSTSISTPASTAESTTIATTQGMTTNADYHNTCLCCNLIP